The following are encoded together in the Clostridium sp. BJN0013 genome:
- a CDS encoding YsnF/AvaK domain-containing protein, protein MMGLFDNISGNDNDKKSEDDGKLTLHKEELDINKNKVAKGEVELSKEIVEEQKAVDVPVTREEVVIERRAIDNKSSDTPISDEKTIRIPVSEEQVNVDKHTVVTGEVSAHKREIEETRKVDEKLKREEARINSNGDAKIVDNNTDNSFR, encoded by the coding sequence CTATTTGACAATATTTCAGGTAATGACAATGATAAGAAAAGTGAAGATGATGGAAAACTTACACTTCATAAGGAAGAACTTGATATAAATAAAAACAAAGTTGCAAAGGGTGAAGTTGAACTAAGCAAAGAAATTGTTGAGGAACAAAAAGCAGTTGATGTTCCAGTTACTCGTGAAGAAGTTGTTATCGAAAGAAGAGCAATAGATAATAAATCCAGTGATACACCTATTAGTGATGAAAAAACTATACGTATTCCAGTCAGTGAAGAACAGGTCAATGTGGATAAACACACCGTGGTAACTGGAGAGGTATCTGCTCATAAACGTGAAATCGAAGAAACAAGGAAAGTGGATGAGAAACTAAAAAGAGAAGAAGCTCGTATAAACTCAAATGGTGATGCAAAGATAGTGGATAACAATACAGATAATAGCTTCCGTTAA